From Scomber japonicus isolate fScoJap1 chromosome 22, fScoJap1.pri, whole genome shotgun sequence, one genomic window encodes:
- the LOC128383520 gene encoding uncharacterized protein LOC128383520 produces MATTGNLSEEQVHCSICLDVFTNPVSIPCGHNFCQSCILGYWKTSPLYQCPMCKKSFFKRPDISVNTVLREIAEQFKEIRVKSVKGNASKEDEEEGKEEKEKKWTMERRKKEDEERLLEKSHKQQLVEELKQKQEDEKKKKEASKEKPGDKKAPQEELPPLIPRASAPRTSPRRSPENSAHRPPPPLPQTSPPPSPQTPASAAPSPTSPLFPLSYWEEVLCDVCLGEGRPKAVKSCLVCLTSYCEEHLKSHTARFTKHKLMEPVANMEDRMCPKHERLLELFCKKDQTCVCVLCTETDHRAHYTVPVEREWTEKKAQLKRTEIDVQHMIDQRVKKVEEIKHSVELNKAGTQREIEDSMQVFSDLVRSIQRTQANLVLAMEEKQRQTERWAGNLITELEQEIAELKRRNTDLENMARTDHIHFLRSFPALCTPPAVKDWSETNVPNDICVGMIRRAVYQLETTLNETIEKLADSEIKKVLKYTVDVTLDPDTANPWLQLSQDRRQVRHLGAWQDLPDHPERFDTVVIVLGRERFTSGRHFWEVQVGDKDDWYLGIAKSSVNRKGKISVSTANGYWALAMKKGQEYRVSTSPPLMLTLDSKPKRVGVYVDYEEGQVSFYDMKARTHIYTFKDTFTEKILPFFYLYCCDKASDTFVISPVNEKSPIKPSYKNTDEQSMSKTMYTQIKRPIMSSLNVLASLPKDHFQCSICLNVFSDPVTTPCGHNFCKTCLSQHWDKSELCHCPMCNKRFHVRPEIYTNVVIDEISVQIKKQKVETLECADAPWQVKCDVCSEVKFKALKSCLVCLTSYCETHLEPHQRVPSLMRHKLIEPVVNLEERMCVKHERMLDLFCRDEQVCICLLCKETDHKCHDTVHVEEEGALQKGNIESKKAKIKMMIEARMEKIKEFTESSEVRREKANKESGDSDKLFNTLMSRVQEMQTKINSSIEKKLRKCQDKDEALIKELEEEINQLQRKHSELEELSQSDDHLHLLQTLQDLRTLSDSKDWSQIRVYSDVYVQTLRRAMSHLVYTFQAELKTLTNTELTRMRQYKESVTFDPTTAGCYLVVSEFGKRLKYSKTVSPSLYVDSDRFDCPMVLGTKGFTSGRHYWEVQVGLRNDWDVGVAKETVTRSGRIVVKRENGFFAIGKKGAEYKAQRTPYTVLNLCPRPRKIGVYVDYKEGRVSFYDVNEKSHIYSFTGESFTETLLPYFYLYSWAKKSEPLVITSMETSLLTHFGTLTQAKE; encoded by the exons ATGGCAACTACTGGGAACCTTTCTGAAGAGCAGGTGCACTGCTCCATCTGTCTTGACGTGTTCACCAATCCCGTATCCATCCCCTGTGGACACAACTTTTGCCAGAGCTGCATCCTGGGATACTGGAAAACCAGCCCTTTGTACCAGTGTCCCATGTGCAAGAAGTCCTTCTTCAAAAGGCCCGATATTAGCGTGAACACTGTCTTGCGGGAAATTGCAGAGCAGTTCAAGGAGATTAGGGTTAAAAGTGTGAAAGGGAACGCGAGcaaagaggacgaggaggaggggaaagaggagaaagaaaagaagtggaCAATGGAAAGACGGaaaaaggaggatgaggagagacTTTTGGAGAAAAGTCACAAGCAGCAGCtagtggaggagctgaagcAGAAGCAAGAGGacgagaagaaaaagaaagaggcatCAAAGGAGAAACCAGGAGATAAGAAGGCACCACAAGAGGAGTTACCACCACTGATCCCCCGAGCGTCAGCGCCCCGAACTTCCCCTCGGAGATCACCTGAGAATTCAGCTCATcgtccaccaccaccacttcccCAAACATCACCCCCACCATCACCTCAAACCCCTGCCTCTGCAGCACCTTCACCTACTTCTCCTTTGTTCCCACTGTCTTACTGGGAGGAGGTCTTGTGTGACGTTTGCCTAGGGGAAGGCAGGCCGAAAGCGGTCAAATCCTGCCTTGTATGTCTCACTTCCTACTGCGAGGAGCACCTGAAATCTCACACCGCCAGGTTCACAAAGCACAAGCTGATGGAGCCTGTTGCGAACATGGAGGACAGGATGTGTCCAAAGCATGAAAGGCTCTTGGAGCTGTTTTGTAAGAAGGATCAGACCTGTGTGTGCGTACTCTGTACTGAGACAGACCACAGGGCCCACTACACTGTCCCTGTGGAGCGAGAATGGACAGAGAAAAAG GCGCAGCTGAAGAGGACAGAAATAGACGTCCAGCATATGATTGACCAGAGAGTGAAGAAGGTGGAGGAGATCAAGCACTCTGTGGAGCTCAACAAA GCTGGCACTCAGAGAGAGATCGAGGACAGCATGCAGGTCTTCTCAGACCTGGTGCGCTCCATCCAGAGGACTCAGGCCAACCTGGTTTTGGCCATGGAAGAGAAGCAGAGGCAGACTGAGAGGTGGGCTGGGAACCTTATCACTGAACTGGAGCAGGAAATCGCTGAGTTAAAAAGGAGGAATACAGACCTGGAAAACATGGCTCGGACCGACCACATTCACTTCTTGAGG AGCTTCCCGGCTCTTTGCACTCCACCAGCTGTCAAAGACTGGTCTGAGACGAATGTACCCAATGACATATGCGTAGGCATGATCAGGAGGGCTGTGTACCAACTGGAGACAACATTGAATGAAACAATCGAAAAACTGGCTGACAGTG agatCAAAAAGGTTCTGAAATATACAg TGGACGTCACTCTGGACCCTGACACAGCCAACCCGTGGTTGCAGCTTTCCCAGGACAGACGTCAGGTGAGACACCTGGGGGCGTGGCAGGACCTCCCTGACCACCCTGAGCGCTTTGACACGGTGGTCATCGTTTTGGGCCGTGAGCGCTTCACCTCAGGGAGACATTTCTGGGAAGTCCAGGTGGGGGACAAGGACGACTGGTACCTGGGAATAGCCAAGTCTTCTGTAAACAGGAAGGGCAAGATCTCTGTAAGCACGGCCAATGGCTACTGGGCTCTGGCCATGAAGAAAGGCCAAGAGTACCGAGTGTCAACATCACCGCCGTTAATGCTCACCCTCGACTCCAAGCCCAAGCGAGTGGGCGTGTACGTGGACTATGAGGAGGGGCAAGTGTCGTTTTATGACATGAAGGCTCGGACTCATATTTACACGTTCAAAGATACATTCACAGAGAAGATTTTGCCCTTTTTCTACCTGTACTGCTGCGACAAAGCCTCAGATACCTTTGTGATTTCTCCTGTGAATGAGAAAAGCCCGATCAAACCTAGCTA caagaacaCAGATGAGCAGAGCATGAGCAAAACAATGTATACccaaattaaa AGACCCATAATGTCATCATTGAATGTCCTCGCCTCATTGCCTAAGGATCATTTCCAGTGCTCGATCTGTCTGAATGTCTTTAGTGACCCAGTCACCACACCTTGTGGTCATAACTTCTGCAAGACCTGCCTCAGCCAGCACTGGGACAAGAGTGAGTTATGTCACTGCCCGATGTGCAATAAAAGATTCCACGTCAGACCTGAGATCTACACAAATGTGGTTATTGATGAGATTTCAGTCCAAATAAAGAAGCAGAAAGTTGAGACACTGGAATGCGCTGATGCACCGTGGCAGGTGAAGTGTGATGTGTGCTCAGAAGTGAAGTTTAAGGCCCTGAAGTCTTGCCTGGTGTGTCTGACGTCATACTGTGAAACCCACCTGGAACCTCACCAAAGAGTTCCCTCCCTGATGAGACACAAGCTGATCGAGCCGGTGGTTAACCTGGAGGAGAGGATGTGTGTGAAGCATGAGAGGATGCTGGACCTTTTCTGCAGGGATGAAcaggtgtgtatctgtctaCTGTGCAAAGAGACAGACCACAAATGCCACGACACAGTGCATGTCGAGGAGGAAGGAGCTTTACAGAAG GGAAATATTGAGTCCAAAAAGGCTAAGATCAAAATGATGATTGAGGCCAGAATGGAAAAGATAAAAGAATTTACAGAATCATCTGAAGTGAGAAGA GAGAAAGCAAATAAAGAGTCTGGTGACAGTGATAAGCTGTTCAATACTCTGATGAGTCGTGTTCAAGAAATGCAAACGAAAATTAATTCAAGTATTGAAAAGAAGCTCAGAAAATGTCAAGACAAAGACGAAGCGCTGATTAAAGAGCTGGAAGAAGAAATCAACCaactgcagaggaaacactCTGAACTAGAGGAGCTTTCACAAAGTGATGACCACCTTCACCTTCTGCAG ACTTTGCAAGACCTGCGCACACTCTCAGACAGCAAGGACTGGTCCCAGATCAGGGTTTACTCAGACGTGTACGTGCAGACTCTGAGGAGAGCAATGTCTCATCTTGTTTACACGTTTCAAGCTGAACTGAAAACTCTGACGAACACAG AACTAACAAGAATGAGACAATATAAAG agtcTGTCACCTTTGACCCGACCACTGCTGGTTGCTACCTTGTGGTGTCTGAATTTGGTAAACGTTTGAAGTACTCCAAAACTGTGAGCCCCTCATTGTATGTTGACTCAGACAGGTTTGACTGTCCCATGGTTTTAGGCACAAAGGGCTTCACCTCTGGGCGGCACTACTGGGAAGTCCAAGTAGGCCTTAGAAATGACTGGGACGTCGGTGTTGCCAAGGAAACGGTAACCAGGTCTGGGAGGATTGTtgtgaaaagagaaaatggCTTTTTTGCCATAGGGAAGAAAGGTGCTGAATATAAAGCTCAACGCACACCCTACACAGTTCTTAACTTGTGTCCCAGGCCACGAAAGATCGGAGTTTACGTGGACTACAAGGAAGGCCGAGTCTCCTTCTATGACGTGAATGAGAAATCGCATATTTACTCTTTCACAGGAGAATCTTTCACAGAGACACTGCTCCCATACTTCTATTTGTACAGTTGGGCAAAGAAATCAGAGCCTTTGGTTATTACCTCAATGGAAACATCTCTCCTCACTCACTTTGGCACTCTCACACAAGCTAAAGAATAA